The following proteins come from a genomic window of Lachnoclostridium phytofermentans ISDg:
- a CDS encoding DUF4491 family protein, translating into MEYTGIIIGFISFLAIGLYHPIVIKAEYYFTKKIWPVFAVVGIAMLILSLFATQVIISAGLAVLGITNLWSIGELIEQEKRVEKGWFPKNPKRK; encoded by the coding sequence ATGGAATATACAGGCATTATAATCGGTTTCATCTCTTTTTTAGCTATCGGATTATATCATCCAATTGTTATAAAGGCAGAATATTATTTTACTAAAAAAATTTGGCCAGTCTTTGCTGTTGTTGGTATTGCGATGCTGATTCTATCATTATTCGCAACACAGGTTATCATAAGTGCAGGCTTGGCTGTGCTTGGAATTACAAATCTTTGGAGTATTGGTGAATTAATTGAGCAAGAAAAAAGAGTAGAAAAAGGTTGGTTCCCTAAAAATCCAAAAAGAAAATAG
- the aspS gene encoding aspartate--tRNA(Asn) ligase has translation MQFVTGKKEEKTVLLSEIISGNYTHKSVVLRGFVHTVRDMSEFSFLVIRTFEGIIQCVTSTEVTKDVVASLKEGMTVEVQGEVHEELRAPNGYEIILTRLLILSEPAKDSTMPLPISKWKLNTSLEAKLSLRPIALRNIRERAIFKIQEGIVRGFRDFLFSEHFTEVRTPKIVAGNAEGGANVFKLEYFGKKAFLAQSPQFYKQTMVGVYDRVFEAAPVFRAEKHNTTRHLNEYTSLDFEMGYIDSFEDIMNMETAMLTFIFELLSKDYKKECEILGINLPKTDKIPAVRFDEAKQLVSEKYDRKIKNPFDLEPEEEVLIGRYFKEEYDSDFVFVTHYPSKKRPFYAMDDPSDKRFTLSFDLLFKGMEITTGGQRIHNYEEQVAKMKDRGMNIEDFEHYLMIHKHGMPPHGGLGIGLERLTMRLLEEANVRETSLFPRDVSRLEP, from the coding sequence ATGCAATTTGTAACAGGTAAGAAAGAAGAAAAAACAGTTTTATTAAGCGAGATCATTTCTGGAAATTATACTCACAAATCCGTTGTATTGCGCGGTTTCGTTCACACCGTACGTGATATGAGTGAATTTTCGTTTCTTGTAATTCGAACCTTTGAGGGAATTATACAGTGTGTTACTTCAACAGAAGTTACAAAAGATGTAGTTGCCTCACTGAAAGAAGGCATGACGGTAGAAGTACAGGGTGAGGTGCATGAGGAATTAAGAGCACCAAATGGTTATGAAATTATCTTAACAAGATTATTAATATTATCTGAGCCAGCGAAAGATAGTACTATGCCATTACCAATCTCTAAGTGGAAATTAAATACTTCGCTTGAGGCAAAGCTATCCTTAAGACCAATCGCTCTTCGTAACATAAGGGAGAGGGCAATCTTTAAAATCCAAGAAGGTATCGTAAGAGGTTTTCGTGATTTCTTATTCTCGGAGCACTTTACTGAAGTTAGAACACCTAAGATTGTTGCAGGAAATGCGGAAGGTGGTGCGAATGTTTTTAAACTAGAGTACTTTGGTAAAAAAGCATTCCTAGCACAAAGTCCTCAGTTTTACAAACAGACAATGGTGGGTGTTTACGATAGAGTTTTTGAAGCAGCACCAGTATTTCGTGCAGAAAAACATAATACTACGAGACACTTAAATGAATATACAAGTCTTGATTTTGAGATGGGATATATTGATTCCTTTGAAGATATTATGAACATGGAAACTGCAATGTTGACTTTTATCTTTGAATTACTTTCTAAAGATTATAAGAAAGAATGCGAAATCTTAGGGATCAACTTACCAAAAACAGATAAGATTCCAGCGGTACGTTTTGATGAGGCAAAGCAGTTGGTTTCCGAGAAATATGACCGAAAAATAAAAAATCCGTTTGACTTAGAACCGGAAGAAGAAGTTTTAATTGGACGTTATTTTAAAGAAGAATATGATTCTGACTTTGTATTTGTCACTCATTATCCTTCAAAGAAACGACCATTTTATGCGATGGATGATCCAAGCGATAAAAGGTTTACTTTAAGTTTTGATTTATTGTTTAAAGGAATGGAGATTACTACTGGTGGTCAAAGGATTCATAATTATGAAGAACAGGTAGCAAAGATGAAAGACCGTGGTATGAATATAGAGGACTTCGAACACTACCTTATGATTCATAAACATGGAATGCCGCCACATGGAGGGTTAGGAATTGGGTTAGAGCGTTTGACGATGCGCTTACTAGAGGAAGCCAATGTAAGAGAAACATCGTTATTTCCTAGAGATGTATCACGACTTGAACCATAA
- a CDS encoding DHH family phosphoesterase: MTKLDELIECIERPHVYILMHNYPDQDALASALGLQVLLQARGKYATIIYHGIIDKVNTLKMLELLSIEIYPLQDVSLVPEDEIIIVDGQNGNINMADTNGQVIACIDHHQIQNTACYRFYDIRSDIGACSSIITSYFLENNIPITSDLATALLYGIKIDTANMTRGVNLLDITVFSHLYHCSNNKKLRSLEKSSIQLSDLVSYKKAIENLKTYGPLAIADIGNDCSEAMIATVSDFLITISEIEFSLVYSYRGGGIKFSARSALPLVDASDFIKTILAGFGDGGGHSNMAAGFVPNISTEEEATKLVGLIIARTISYINQCTPSYVDTHPQKID, encoded by the coding sequence ATGACTAAGTTAGATGAATTGATCGAATGCATTGAACGTCCTCATGTTTATATATTAATGCATAATTATCCCGATCAGGATGCATTGGCTTCTGCACTGGGATTGCAAGTATTGCTTCAGGCAAGAGGAAAATATGCAACTATCATTTATCATGGGATAATCGATAAAGTCAATACATTAAAGATGCTAGAACTTCTCTCCATCGAAATATATCCCTTGCAAGATGTTTCCTTGGTACCAGAAGATGAAATCATCATCGTAGATGGTCAGAATGGCAATATTAATATGGCGGACACCAATGGTCAAGTCATCGCCTGTATCGATCATCATCAAATACAAAACACTGCTTGTTATCGTTTTTACGACATAAGAAGCGATATTGGTGCGTGTTCTTCCATTATTACTAGCTATTTCTTAGAAAACAATATCCCAATCACATCAGACTTAGCTACAGCACTTCTTTATGGAATAAAAATCGATACCGCCAATATGACAAGAGGTGTGAATCTCTTGGATATCACTGTTTTTAGCCATCTATATCACTGCTCGAATAATAAAAAATTACGGTCATTAGAGAAAAGCAGTATTCAATTGTCCGATTTAGTTAGTTATAAAAAAGCAATTGAAAATTTAAAAACTTATGGCCCGCTTGCCATTGCAGACATCGGTAACGATTGTTCTGAAGCTATGATTGCAACCGTCAGTGATTTTTTGATTACAATTTCAGAAATAGAGTTTTCTTTGGTATATTCCTATCGTGGAGGTGGAATTAAGTTTTCCGCTCGTAGTGCTTTACCATTAGTAGATGCAAGTGATTTTATTAAAACTATACTTGCTGGATTTGGTGACGGTGGAGGGCACTCTAATATGGCAGCGGGATTTGTCCCTAATATCTCTACTGAGGAAGAAGCCACAAAACTTGTAGGGCTGATAATTGCAAGAACTATTTCTTATATAAATCAATGTACCCCTTCTTATGTTGATACGCACCCCCAAAAAATAGATTAA
- the gatC gene encoding Asp-tRNA(Asn)/Glu-tRNA(Gln) amidotransferase subunit GatC, whose amino-acid sequence MDITDQTIEYVSTLAKLSLQPEEKEKAKKDLGNILGYIDKMKELNTDGIEPMSHVLPMKNVFREDVVTNEENREELLKNAPKQMDGCFMVPKTVD is encoded by the coding sequence ATGGATATCACTGATCAAACCATAGAATATGTTTCAACATTAGCAAAGCTTAGTTTACAACCAGAAGAAAAAGAAAAGGCGAAGAAAGATCTTGGTAATATTTTAGGATACATTGATAAAATGAAGGAATTAAATACAGATGGAATAGAACCAATGTCACATGTACTTCCTATGAAGAATGTATTTCGTGAAGATGTGGTTACGAATGAAGAGAACCGCGAAGAACTTCTTAAGAATGCACCAAAACAAATGGATGGTTGTTTTATGGTTCCAAAGACCGTAGATTAG
- a CDS encoding cold-shock protein: MKKGTVKWFNAKKGFGFLSDEEGNDVFVHFSALNMDGFKVLEEGEAVAFEVVEGEKGPQAANVTKL; encoded by the coding sequence ATGAAAAAAGGTACAGTTAAGTGGTTTAATGCTAAAAAAGGCTTTGGTTTCCTTTCTGACGAAGAAGGAAACGATGTATTCGTTCATTTCTCAGCTCTTAACATGGATGGTTTCAAAGTTCTTGAAGAAGGCGAAGCTGTTGCATTTGAAGTTGTAGAAGGCGAAAAAGGACCTCAGGCAGCTAACGTAACAAAGTTATAA
- a CDS encoding PilZ domain-containing protein produces MQEKRREKRIDVTLYLKISTLFKQDNVLVQNIDAPITVINISRGGIGFYSKSNLPIGFYFNACIQLGDEDAKLYCVVKIIRAEEVKETSHALYDIEEENDQSIYRYGCEFIGMAPVLSYIFENFEKSLED; encoded by the coding sequence GTGCAGGAAAAAAGGAGAGAGAAAAGGATTGATGTAACGCTTTATTTGAAGATTTCTACTTTATTTAAACAAGATAATGTATTAGTTCAGAACATTGATGCTCCAATAACGGTAATAAATATTTCTCGTGGTGGAATCGGATTTTATTCTAAGAGTAATTTGCCTATCGGATTTTACTTTAATGCTTGTATACAGCTGGGAGATGAAGATGCGAAGCTCTATTGTGTTGTAAAGATTATTCGAGCAGAAGAGGTTAAGGAAACCTCTCATGCTTTATATGACATAGAAGAGGAAAATGATCAAAGTATCTATCGATATGGTTGTGAATTTATCGGAATGGCACCTGTATTATCCTATATCTTTGAAAATTTTGAGAAATCACTGGAAGACTGA
- the gatB gene encoding Asp-tRNA(Asn)/Glu-tRNA(Gln) amidotransferase subunit GatB, giving the protein MKVYETVIGLEVHVELATKSKIFCGCTTQFGGEVNAHCCPICMGMPGTLPVLNKKVVEFAIAAGLAMNCDITKNCKFDRKNYFYPDLPKAYQVSQLYLPICRNGSIEIEVDGIKKSIGIHEIHMEEDAGKLVHDPWEDCTLVDYNRCGVPLIEIVSEPDMRSAEEVIAYLEKLKLILQYLGVSDCKMQEGSLRADINLSIREVGEPEFGTRTEMKNMNSFKAIARAIEGERKRQIELLEDGKKVIQETRRWDDNKDTSFAMRSKEDAQDYRYFPEPDLVPMEISEEWLTEIKGREPELRDAKMLRYVKEYEIPEYDAGIITGSKNLADIFEATVSLCNKPKEVSNWLMVETMRLLKESEQDAEELKLSPANFASLIELIDAGKINRTIAKEVFEQIFKANVDPNAYIEEHGLGMVSDDGVVRSTIENILKENVQSVSDYKNGKDKAFGFLVGQTMKAMRGKANPSVINEILRELLSKA; this is encoded by the coding sequence ATGAAAGTATATGAAACCGTCATCGGGCTCGAAGTTCATGTTGAGCTCGCAACGAAATCTAAAATATTTTGTGGTTGTACCACACAGTTTGGTGGAGAAGTTAATGCACATTGTTGCCCCATATGCATGGGGATGCCTGGAACGTTACCAGTGTTAAATAAAAAGGTTGTAGAGTTTGCGATTGCAGCAGGACTTGCTATGAATTGTGATATTACAAAAAACTGCAAGTTTGACCGCAAGAATTATTTTTATCCGGATTTACCAAAGGCTTATCAAGTGTCTCAGCTTTACCTACCAATCTGTAGGAATGGCAGTATTGAAATAGAAGTGGATGGCATAAAGAAAAGCATCGGAATTCATGAAATTCATATGGAAGAAGATGCTGGAAAGCTAGTACATGACCCTTGGGAGGACTGTACCTTAGTTGACTATAATCGTTGTGGAGTACCACTGATTGAAATTGTAAGTGAACCAGATATGCGCAGTGCAGAAGAAGTCATTGCTTATCTTGAGAAACTAAAATTAATTCTACAGTATTTAGGTGTATCCGATTGTAAGATGCAAGAGGGATCCCTTCGTGCGGATATTAACTTATCAATAAGAGAAGTCGGGGAACCAGAGTTTGGTACTCGTACTGAGATGAAGAATATGAACTCTTTTAAGGCGATTGCGCGTGCAATTGAGGGAGAAAGAAAACGCCAAATAGAGCTTCTTGAAGATGGAAAGAAAGTGATACAGGAAACAAGACGCTGGGATGATAACAAAGATACAAGTTTTGCGATGAGAAGCAAAGAGGATGCCCAGGACTATCGTTATTTTCCAGAACCTGACCTAGTTCCGATGGAAATCAGTGAGGAATGGCTTACTGAGATTAAAGGTAGAGAGCCAGAGCTTAGAGATGCGAAGATGCTTCGTTATGTGAAGGAATATGAGATTCCGGAATACGATGCAGGGATTATAACAGGATCCAAAAATCTTGCAGATATTTTCGAAGCTACGGTTTCTTTATGCAATAAGCCAAAGGAAGTAAGCAATTGGTTAATGGTCGAAACGATGCGTTTGTTAAAGGAATCTGAACAAGATGCAGAAGAGCTAAAACTTTCCCCAGCGAATTTTGCTAGTCTAATTGAACTCATTGATGCTGGAAAAATCAATCGAACCATTGCAAAGGAAGTTTTTGAACAAATCTTTAAGGCGAATGTCGACCCAAATGCTTATATTGAGGAACATGGGCTTGGTATGGTGAGCGACGATGGCGTAGTTCGAAGTACAATAGAAAATATCTTGAAAGAGAATGTTCAGTCTGTATCGGATTATAAGAATGGAAAAGATAAGGCATTTGGTTTCTTAGTTGGGCAAACAATGAAGGCAATGAGAGGAAAAGCAAATCCAAGTGTTATCAATGAAATCTTACGTGAGCTCTTATCTAAAGCTTAA
- the purH gene encoding bifunctional phosphoribosylaminoimidazolecarboxamide formyltransferase/IMP cyclohydrolase, which produces MMRALISVSDKTGIVEFAKELVSLGIEIISTGGTYSKLKEANVPAIEISDLTGFPECLDGRVKTLHPIVHAGLLAIRSNESHMKQLQALNIETIDMVIVNLYPFKATILKDGVTRAEAVENIDIGGPTMLRAAAKNYQDVAVVVDPADYSIVLKELKEEKEVSLDTKFYLMQKVFMHTSSYDTMIADYLRKQRNDYELPETLTMTFEKVQDMRYGENPHQKAAFYREIGKKQGSITDAVQLNGKELSFNNINDTNGALELLKEFTEPTVVACKHGNPCGVGSDTDIEKAWDKAFLADKVSIYGGIVVANREITLAMAEKMKSVFLEVVVAPSYEVEALEIFKTKKNIRILELKGIEITQEENAYDLKKVNGGLIVQTIDSKLLIEEEVKVVTDRTPSEKEMEDLLFAWRVVKFVKSNGIALAKDKQSIGIGPGQVSRIWSTKQSIDHAQELIGQNATKGAVLASDAFFPFDDCVEEAHKAGITAIIQPGGSIRDEDSIKKCNEYGITMVFTGMRHFKH; this is translated from the coding sequence ATGATGAGAGCTTTAATCAGTGTATCAGACAAAACAGGAATTGTAGAATTTGCGAAGGAATTAGTTTCTCTTGGAATCGAGATTATCTCAACGGGAGGTACTTACAGTAAACTGAAGGAGGCTAATGTTCCTGCTATTGAGATTTCAGACTTAACTGGATTTCCAGAGTGTCTTGACGGAAGAGTAAAAACCTTACATCCAATTGTACATGCTGGCTTATTAGCGATTAGAAGTAATGAGAGTCATATGAAGCAACTACAGGCCTTGAATATTGAAACGATTGATATGGTAATTGTAAATCTTTATCCATTCAAAGCAACGATCTTAAAAGATGGAGTTACGAGAGCAGAAGCAGTTGAGAATATCGATATCGGTGGACCAACTATGCTACGTGCTGCTGCTAAGAATTATCAGGATGTAGCTGTTGTGGTTGACCCAGCAGACTACAGTATTGTACTTAAAGAATTAAAAGAAGAAAAAGAAGTATCTTTAGATACTAAGTTTTATTTGATGCAGAAAGTTTTTATGCATACTTCTAGTTATGATACTATGATTGCGGACTATTTAAGAAAACAAAGAAATGATTATGAACTTCCAGAAACCTTAACAATGACCTTTGAGAAGGTTCAGGATATGAGATATGGTGAGAATCCTCATCAAAAGGCAGCCTTTTATCGTGAAATAGGTAAGAAACAAGGCTCCATTACGGATGCGGTTCAGCTAAATGGAAAAGAGTTATCCTTTAATAACATCAATGATACCAATGGTGCACTTGAATTATTAAAAGAATTTACAGAGCCAACCGTAGTCGCTTGTAAGCATGGAAATCCATGCGGTGTTGGTAGTGATACTGATATTGAAAAAGCTTGGGATAAGGCATTCCTAGCAGATAAAGTATCTATCTATGGTGGAATTGTAGTAGCAAACCGTGAGATTACCTTGGCAATGGCGGAAAAGATGAAGAGTGTATTCCTTGAAGTAGTAGTTGCACCAAGTTACGAAGTAGAAGCACTAGAGATTTTTAAGACCAAGAAGAACATTCGAATCCTAGAATTAAAGGGGATTGAGATCACTCAAGAGGAAAATGCTTATGATCTTAAGAAAGTAAATGGTGGTTTGATTGTTCAGACAATTGACAGTAAGTTGTTGATAGAAGAAGAGGTGAAGGTAGTTACCGATCGTACCCCTTCTGAAAAGGAAATGGAAGATCTTTTATTTGCTTGGAGGGTTGTAAAGTTTGTGAAATCAAATGGTATCGCTCTAGCAAAGGATAAACAAAGTATAGGGATTGGACCTGGTCAAGTAAGCCGTATTTGGTCAACGAAGCAAAGTATTGACCATGCACAAGAATTAATTGGTCAGAATGCAACGAAGGGTGCAGTACTTGCTTCTGACGCCTTCTTCCCATTCGATGATTGTGTGGAAGAAGCACACAAAGCAGGAATTACTGCAATTATACAGCCAGGTGGTTCGATTCGTGATGAGGATTCTATTAAGAAATGCAATGAATATGGTATCACAATGGTATTCACGGGGATGAGACACTTTAAGCATTAA
- the gatA gene encoding Asp-tRNA(Asn)/Glu-tRNA(Gln) amidotransferase subunit GatA — MEITKLTAIELSKKIKQKELSVEEAVKATFSAIKKREPYYHSYITVNEEEALEQASKIQIAIEAGKFADSPLAGVPIAIKDNICVKGMRTTCASKILEDFIPPYNASVIERLKDAGAIILGKTNMDEFAMGSTTETSYFGATKNPWNIECIPGGSSGGSAAAVAAEEAFIALGTDTGGSIRQPSAFCGVTGIKPTYGTVSRYGLVAYASSLDQIGPIARSVSDCAATLQVISGADDKDSTCVKAASYDYVSALRSDVRGLRIGIPRGYFSEGLDAEVKKHVLEAAAFFKEQGAIVEEFDLEAVDYATPAYYVIASAEASSNLSRYDGVKYGYRTADFDGLQELYKKTRSEGFGEEVKRRMMIGSFVLSSGYYDAYYNKALKVRALIKQSFDRAFERFDIILGPTTPAAARKLGQSLFNPVKMFLGDIYTVSVNLAGLPAISLPCGLSEESSSDKSAGMPIGLQLIGKPFGEKDIIRAAYTLEQTKIYQRPKLID, encoded by the coding sequence ATGGAGATAACAAAATTAACTGCCATAGAGCTTTCGAAAAAGATTAAACAAAAAGAACTCTCAGTAGAGGAAGCAGTGAAAGCAACGTTTTCTGCAATAAAAAAAAGGGAGCCTTATTATCATAGTTATATCACTGTGAATGAAGAAGAAGCACTGGAGCAGGCGAGTAAAATTCAAATAGCAATAGAAGCAGGAAAATTTGCAGATTCTCCTCTTGCAGGAGTACCAATAGCAATTAAGGATAATATTTGTGTAAAAGGGATGCGAACAACCTGTGCGTCAAAAATATTAGAGGATTTTATACCTCCTTATAATGCTTCTGTAATAGAACGATTAAAAGATGCGGGAGCTATCATTCTTGGTAAGACAAATATGGATGAATTTGCGATGGGGAGTACAACAGAAACCTCCTATTTTGGAGCTACCAAAAATCCTTGGAATATAGAATGTATCCCAGGAGGTTCAAGCGGTGGGTCAGCGGCAGCTGTTGCAGCGGAAGAAGCATTTATTGCTTTGGGAACTGACACTGGAGGCTCTATTAGACAGCCAAGTGCTTTCTGTGGTGTGACTGGAATAAAGCCAACGTATGGAACCGTATCCAGATATGGATTAGTTGCATACGCTTCCTCCCTTGATCAGATAGGTCCAATCGCTCGCAGTGTATCCGATTGTGCTGCGACACTTCAAGTTATATCTGGTGCAGATGACAAAGATTCTACTTGTGTAAAAGCAGCATCTTATGATTATGTGAGTGCATTAAGGTCAGATGTTAGGGGCCTAAGAATAGGGATACCAAGAGGATATTTCTCGGAAGGCCTTGACGCTGAAGTTAAAAAACATGTATTAGAAGCGGCAGCATTTTTTAAGGAGCAAGGAGCTATAGTAGAAGAGTTTGATTTGGAAGCTGTAGACTATGCGACACCAGCTTATTATGTTATAGCATCTGCCGAGGCTAGTTCTAACCTTTCCAGATACGATGGTGTAAAATATGGTTACCGAACTGCAGATTTTGATGGCTTACAAGAATTATATAAAAAGACGAGAAGCGAAGGCTTTGGTGAGGAAGTAAAACGCAGAATGATGATCGGATCCTTTGTATTAAGTTCTGGATATTATGATGCTTATTATAACAAAGCACTGAAAGTGAGAGCCTTAATAAAGCAAAGCTTTGACCGTGCATTTGAACGATTTGATATTATACTTGGACCAACAACTCCAGCGGCAGCACGAAAACTTGGACAGAGTTTATTCAATCCTGTGAAAATGTTCCTTGGTGATATCTACACAGTTTCTGTTAATTTAGCAGGTCTACCGGCAATTAGCTTACCATGTGGGTTAAGTGAGGAAAGTTCATCCGACAAGTCGGCTGGTATGCCAATTGGATTACAATTAATCGGAAAACCTTTTGGAGAAAAAGACATAATAAGAGCTGCGTATACTTTGGAACAGACAAAAATATATCAGCGCCCAAAGTTAATTGATTAA